In one Rhodococcus sp. B50 genomic region, the following are encoded:
- a CDS encoding quinone oxidoreductase family protein — MAHAIRFHETGGPEVLEWGTVEVGDPGPGEVRIRHEAVGLNFADTYFRTGMYPAPLPAGMGVEAAGVIEAVGPDVPDFREGDRVTYTGSPLGAYSTERVMPAAHLIALPPDISFETAAAMTMRGLTAAYLLRRIHPLRAGDTVLLHAAAGGVGLIFCQWAKRLGINVIGTTSSDAKAEVARAHGCGDVIVYTREDVADRVRELTDGVGVPVVYDSIGASTFRSSLDSLARRGLLVAFGTASGPIPPIDAMDLAVKGSLFVTRPALADYIADPAERAELANDLFHHVAAGHIEIEINQRYALADAEQAHRELEAGLSVGSSVFSL, encoded by the coding sequence ATGGCACACGCGATCCGCTTCCACGAGACGGGCGGCCCCGAGGTCCTCGAATGGGGAACCGTCGAGGTCGGCGATCCCGGCCCCGGCGAGGTGCGGATCCGGCACGAAGCCGTGGGGCTGAACTTCGCGGACACCTATTTCCGGACCGGGATGTACCCGGCTCCGCTCCCGGCAGGCATGGGCGTCGAGGCGGCCGGTGTGATCGAGGCCGTCGGTCCGGATGTGCCCGACTTCCGCGAAGGCGACCGCGTCACCTATACCGGCAGCCCCCTCGGGGCATACAGCACCGAACGGGTGATGCCCGCCGCCCACCTGATCGCACTACCGCCCGACATCTCGTTCGAGACCGCGGCCGCAATGACCATGCGCGGTTTGACCGCGGCATACCTTCTGCGCCGCATCCACCCGCTGCGAGCCGGTGACACGGTTCTGCTGCACGCCGCAGCCGGCGGAGTCGGGCTGATCTTCTGTCAGTGGGCGAAACGGTTGGGCATCAACGTCATCGGTACCACGTCCAGCGACGCGAAGGCCGAGGTGGCGCGTGCCCACGGGTGTGGCGACGTCATCGTCTACACCCGGGAGGACGTCGCCGATCGTGTCCGCGAACTCACCGACGGCGTCGGCGTGCCGGTCGTGTACGACAGCATCGGCGCGTCGACCTTCCGGTCCTCTCTCGACTCCCTCGCCCGCCGTGGCCTGCTGGTCGCCTTCGGAACGGCTTCCGGCCCCATCCCACCGATCGATGCCATGGACCTCGCCGTCAAAGGATCGCTGTTCGTCACCCGACCTGCGCTCGCCGACTACATCGCCGATCCGGCCGAGCGGGCCGAACTGGCGAACGACCTGTTCCACCACGTCGCAGCCGGACACATCGAGATCGAGATCAACCAGAGATACGCGCTCGCCGACGCCGAACAAGCACACCGCGAGCTCGAAGCCGGCCTCAGCGTGGGCTCGTCGGTGTTCTCGCTCTGA
- a CDS encoding RBBP9/YdeN family alpha/beta hydrolase, whose protein sequence is MNDDIEPTVVVVPGLRDHVADHWQTLLADRLDRVRTVPPLEHDRLSLAARIAALDTVVSDIDGPVVLVAHSAGVLIAVHWAHTSTRPVLGALLATPADLEKPLPESYPSMADLDRGGWLPIPRRRLPFPSILAASSNDPLADRRRVAGLAEAWGSRFVDLGEVGHLNPASGFGDWPAADLFLQELLQRSAAPTPEIVPVLSES, encoded by the coding sequence ATGAACGACGATATCGAACCGACCGTGGTCGTCGTGCCCGGCTTGCGCGACCACGTCGCCGACCACTGGCAGACACTGCTCGCCGATCGACTCGACCGGGTGCGCACCGTACCTCCGCTCGAACACGACCGGTTGAGTCTGGCCGCACGGATCGCCGCCCTCGACACGGTCGTCAGCGACATCGACGGGCCGGTGGTGCTGGTGGCGCACAGTGCCGGTGTTCTGATTGCCGTGCACTGGGCGCACACATCGACCAGACCGGTTCTCGGTGCGCTGCTCGCAACACCGGCCGACCTCGAGAAACCGCTACCCGAGAGCTATCCGAGCATGGCCGACCTCGATCGGGGCGGTTGGCTTCCGATACCGCGTCGCCGCCTTCCCTTCCCGAGCATCCTTGCAGCAAGCAGCAACGATCCCCTCGCAGACCGGCGACGGGTCGCAGGGCTGGCCGAGGCGTGGGGCAGTCGGTTCGTCGACCTCGGTGAGGTCGGGCACCTCAATCCGGCGTCCGGCTTCGGCGACTGGCCCGCCGCCGACCTGTTCCTGCAGGAACTGCTTCAGCGTTCCGCGGCACCGACGCCCGAGATCGTCCCTGTTCTGTCCGAATCCTGA
- a CDS encoding TauD/TfdA dioxygenase family protein, with protein MDARPLTGSIGAELHGVDLAGVARDDERFAELKALLLEYKVLFFRAQDMSRADHVALAERFGPLEDHPVLGSDPEHPGLVRIYKDLDSPPEAFENSYHCDATWRENPPMGSVLRCVEGPAVGGDTIWVNMARAYERLPEHVKEQISELRARHSIEASFGARLPIDKRLELKDRFPDAEHPVVRTHPETGEKVLFVNSFTTHFTNFHNADNVRCGIDYAPGAGELMRYLQSQATIPEYQVRWRWTPNSVAIWDNRSTQHYAVQDYWPAVRKMERAGIVGDRPF; from the coding sequence ATGGACGCACGACCACTGACCGGCAGCATCGGCGCGGAACTGCACGGCGTGGACCTCGCCGGTGTGGCCCGCGACGACGAACGATTCGCCGAACTGAAAGCGCTGCTGCTCGAATACAAGGTGCTGTTCTTCCGGGCTCAGGACATGAGCCGGGCCGACCACGTCGCACTCGCGGAACGATTCGGCCCGCTCGAGGACCATCCGGTACTCGGCAGTGATCCGGAACATCCCGGCCTGGTCCGCATCTACAAGGACCTCGACAGCCCGCCGGAGGCGTTCGAGAATTCCTACCACTGCGACGCCACCTGGCGGGAGAACCCGCCCATGGGCTCCGTCCTCCGCTGCGTCGAAGGCCCGGCCGTCGGCGGCGACACGATCTGGGTGAACATGGCACGTGCGTACGAGCGGCTCCCCGAGCATGTGAAGGAACAGATCTCCGAGCTGCGCGCACGACACAGCATCGAGGCCTCATTCGGTGCGCGACTGCCGATCGACAAGCGCCTCGAGTTGAAGGACCGATTCCCGGACGCCGAACACCCCGTTGTCCGCACCCATCCCGAAACGGGCGAGAAGGTCCTCTTCGTCAACAGCTTCACCACGCATTTCACGAACTTCCACAATGCGGACAACGTCCGCTGCGGTATCGACTACGCCCCCGGAGCGGGCGAGTTGATGCGTTACCTGCAGAGCCAGGCGACGATCCCGGAGTACCAGGTCCGCTGGCGGTGGACACCGAACAGCGTAGCGATCTGGGACAACCGGTCCACTCAGCACTACGCGGTCCAGGACTACTGGCCGGCCGTCCGAAAGATGGAGCGCGCCGGAATCGTCGGCGACCGGCCCTTCTGA
- a CDS encoding alpha-hydroxy-acid oxidizing protein produces the protein MTDTAASVPTGPGRERQGIVYRDGALGRRPAVPADFGKLERAARRAVSKRAWAYVAGGAGEGRTMRNNRRAFDRWTIVPRMAHGVTERDLRTTVAGTSLSSPLLLAPIGAGALMAADSDLAIARAAAATGVPYIFSNQGCDSMEDCAAAMGSVSRWFQLYWSSDEDLVDSLLRRAETAGAEAVVVTLDTTMLGWRPQDLNLGSLPFARGEGIAQYTSDPRFRDIVRRRIDAARDMVTERPDVTLGAIRTLLSMTRNYPGKFLDNLRSPVPRAAAETFLDIYSNPGLSWEHLATLRDRTRLPIVLKGILHPDDARRAMDLGVDAIVVSNHGGRQVDGSIASLDALLDIRAAIGREPTVLLDSGIRSGADVFVALALGADAVLLGRPYMYGLAIAGRRGVEEVIRNVIAEFDLTMALAGARSISDIDERFVRSNPSF, from the coding sequence GTGACCGATACAGCCGCATCTGTGCCCACCGGCCCCGGCCGGGAACGTCAGGGGATCGTGTACCGCGACGGCGCGTTGGGCCGTCGCCCTGCGGTTCCGGCCGACTTCGGCAAGCTCGAACGTGCCGCGCGTCGCGCCGTCTCGAAGCGGGCCTGGGCCTATGTCGCAGGCGGCGCCGGCGAGGGACGCACGATGCGCAACAACCGGCGTGCGTTCGACCGGTGGACGATCGTTCCGCGTATGGCGCACGGGGTCACCGAACGTGACTTGCGTACGACCGTGGCCGGCACGTCGCTCTCGTCTCCGCTGTTGCTCGCGCCGATCGGAGCCGGAGCGTTGATGGCAGCGGACAGCGACCTGGCGATCGCGCGGGCGGCTGCCGCGACCGGCGTGCCGTACATCTTCTCCAATCAGGGATGTGATTCCATGGAGGACTGTGCCGCCGCGATGGGTTCTGTGTCACGCTGGTTCCAGCTCTATTGGAGTTCCGACGAGGATCTCGTCGACAGCCTGCTGCGACGTGCCGAAACGGCCGGCGCCGAAGCCGTGGTCGTCACGCTCGACACGACGATGCTGGGGTGGCGTCCTCAGGACCTGAACCTCGGCTCGTTGCCGTTCGCACGTGGAGAGGGCATCGCCCAGTACACCTCGGATCCCCGCTTCCGCGACATCGTCCGGAGGCGGATCGACGCTGCCCGCGACATGGTCACGGAGCGACCCGATGTCACCCTGGGTGCAATTCGCACACTGCTGTCGATGACTCGCAATTACCCGGGCAAGTTTCTCGACAACCTGCGCTCCCCCGTACCGCGCGCCGCCGCGGAGACATTCCTGGATATCTACTCCAATCCGGGACTGAGCTGGGAGCACCTGGCGACGCTGCGTGATCGGACTCGACTTCCTATCGTGCTCAAGGGAATTCTGCATCCGGACGACGCGCGTCGTGCTATGGACCTCGGTGTCGACGCCATCGTGGTGTCGAACCACGGTGGACGCCAGGTCGACGGGTCGATCGCCTCGCTCGATGCCCTGCTCGACATCCGTGCCGCGATCGGACGGGAGCCGACCGTCCTGCTGGACAGCGGGATTCGCAGCGGGGCCGACGTCTTCGTCGCACTTGCACTCGGAGCCGACGCGGTGCTGCTCGGCCGGCCCTATATGTATGGGCTGGCGATCGCGGGTCGGCGCGGCGTCGAGGAGGTGATCCGCAACGTGATCGCCGAGTTCGACCTCACGATGGCATTGGCGGGTGCGCGGTCGATCTCCGACATCGACGAACGGTTCGTCCGCTCGAATCCCTCCTTCTGA
- a CDS encoding long-chain-fatty-acid--CoA ligase encodes MLNLSVLLEDSARRYPHRDALVLGDTRISYGELDAGANRVADLLIARGIAPGDTVAMSLPNVPEFAIVYFGILKAGAVVVPLNIMLKDREIAYHLQDSGARALFCFDGGPDLPIGEFARAGFAAAPQCRDMFVVGGSDRAHSLEAALAGVSDTFSSVVREPQDTAVILYTSGTTGKPKGACLSHSNMVTNALVANRLFDSTPVRPDTYLVTLPLFHSFGQTVTMNAGLAVGATLVLLPRFDARTALTLMIDEDVTVFAGVPTMYWALLDAMDEDVDVLRIAATMRRAISGGAALPVEILTRFSERFGVRILEGYGLSETSPLALFSDPERDPRAGSIGVPVWGVEARLVDADWNTVTDVDAIGELALRGHNVMSGYLGRPEETAEVVRDGWLRTGDLARRDADGFYYIVDRAKDLIVRGGFNVYPREIEEVLITHEAVSLAAVIGVPHEVYNEEVRAFVVLAAGEQVTEGELISWCRDRMAGYKYPRSIEFVTKLPTTATGKILKRELVTTASTKQGSPDVG; translated from the coding sequence ATGCTCAACTTGTCCGTTCTCCTGGAGGACTCCGCCCGCCGGTATCCCCACCGGGACGCACTGGTGCTGGGGGACACCCGCATCAGCTACGGCGAACTCGACGCCGGCGCGAACCGTGTGGCCGATCTACTGATCGCGCGTGGAATCGCGCCGGGCGACACCGTCGCGATGTCCCTGCCCAACGTGCCGGAGTTCGCGATCGTCTACTTCGGAATCCTCAAGGCCGGCGCCGTCGTGGTGCCCTTGAACATCATGCTCAAGGACCGTGAAATCGCCTATCATCTCCAGGATTCGGGTGCCCGGGCGCTCTTCTGCTTCGATGGCGGGCCGGACCTGCCGATCGGCGAGTTCGCCCGCGCCGGGTTCGCCGCGGCCCCGCAGTGCCGGGACATGTTCGTTGTCGGCGGATCCGACCGCGCACACAGCCTCGAGGCTGCCCTGGCGGGCGTCTCGGACACCTTCTCCTCGGTGGTACGCGAACCGCAGGACACGGCAGTGATCCTCTACACCAGCGGCACTACCGGAAAACCGAAGGGAGCCTGTCTTTCGCACTCGAACATGGTGACGAACGCACTCGTTGCGAACCGTCTGTTCGACAGCACTCCGGTACGCCCCGACACCTACCTGGTCACACTGCCCCTGTTCCACTCCTTCGGCCAGACCGTGACCATGAACGCGGGGTTGGCGGTGGGCGCCACCCTGGTGCTCCTGCCTCGCTTCGATGCCCGCACTGCGCTGACATTGATGATCGACGAGGATGTCACCGTCTTCGCGGGAGTCCCGACGATGTACTGGGCTCTGCTCGACGCAATGGACGAGGACGTGGATGTGCTCCGGATAGCGGCCACGATGCGTCGCGCGATCTCCGGCGGCGCAGCCCTGCCCGTGGAGATCCTCACCCGGTTCTCCGAGCGCTTCGGCGTCCGGATCCTCGAGGGTTACGGGCTGTCCGAGACCTCCCCGCTTGCCCTGTTCAGCGACCCGGAACGCGACCCACGTGCCGGATCGATCGGCGTCCCGGTATGGGGAGTCGAGGCCCGCCTCGTCGACGCCGACTGGAACACCGTCACGGACGTCGACGCCATCGGAGAACTCGCACTGCGCGGACACAACGTCATGTCCGGCTATCTCGGGCGGCCCGAGGAAACCGCCGAGGTGGTGCGGGACGGCTGGCTGCGTACCGGCGACCTCGCTCGCCGGGACGCGGACGGCTTCTACTACATCGTCGACCGAGCGAAGGATCTGATCGTCCGCGGCGGCTTCAACGTCTACCCCCGAGAGATCGAAGAAGTACTGATCACCCATGAGGCGGTGTCACTCGCAGCGGTGATCGGCGTCCCTCACGAGGTGTACAACGAAGAGGTCAGGGCGTTCGTCGTCCTCGCGGCAGGGGAGCAGGTCACGGAAGGGGAGCTGATCTCCTGGTGCCGCGACCGGATGGCGGGATACAAATATCCGCGGTCGATCGAGTTCGTCACGAAACTCCCGACGACCGCGACGGGCAAGATCCTCAAACGCGAACTCGTCACCACGGCATCGACGAAGCAGGGGTCGCCGGATGTCGGGTGA
- a CDS encoding MFS transporter, translated as MGILPTSIDTSVELDRRPPGIETTPGDTTPERHPRRRIPYPWLVFALTFALLLSDYMSRQVLSAVFPFLKADWALSDSQLASLTSIVALMVGLLTFPLSLLADRWGRVRSLTLMAVIWSIATLFCAVAANYEQLLIARFLVGVGEAAYGSVGIAVILSVFVPRVHSALSGAFMAGGSFGSVIGVALGGVIAVHLSWRWSFAAMAVLGLILVALFRALVTERRLAAHKIYQDAQPSEPPTRSDSPTIRVPISTLFTSPAVWCAYLGGGLQMFTAAVLLAWTPSFFNREYGLAPDKAGMVASIFVLLIGTGMVVCGVITDRVSRTNPSAKWTSAIAFCVISLVSLGIGFQLTPGPAQLTLIGIGAFFAAGSSGSTAAMVARLTHESVRASALGTLTVANNVLGLATGPFVVGVLADRLGLLAALQLAPLVYALAIVSLIFGRRLYASGVQKLADYSAAAAGRCMSTR; from the coding sequence ATGGGAATTCTCCCCACCTCGATCGACACCTCCGTCGAACTCGACCGAAGGCCTCCGGGTATCGAGACGACCCCCGGCGACACCACCCCCGAGAGGCACCCGCGCAGGCGGATCCCGTACCCCTGGCTGGTCTTCGCGCTGACGTTCGCGCTACTGCTGTCCGACTACATGTCCCGCCAGGTGCTCAGCGCGGTCTTCCCGTTCCTGAAAGCGGATTGGGCCCTGTCCGATTCGCAACTCGCGTCGCTCACCAGCATCGTCGCCCTCATGGTCGGCCTGTTGACCTTCCCACTGTCGCTCCTCGCCGATCGTTGGGGTCGCGTGCGGAGCCTCACCCTGATGGCGGTGATCTGGAGCATCGCGACGCTGTTCTGCGCCGTGGCAGCCAACTACGAACAGTTGCTGATCGCTCGCTTCCTGGTCGGCGTGGGTGAGGCCGCTTACGGCAGCGTCGGAATCGCTGTCATCCTGAGCGTTTTCGTCCCGCGGGTCCATTCCGCGCTCAGCGGCGCCTTCATGGCCGGTGGCTCGTTCGGTTCGGTCATCGGCGTAGCGCTCGGCGGCGTCATCGCGGTACACCTGAGCTGGCGGTGGTCGTTCGCGGCCATGGCCGTGCTCGGCCTGATCCTCGTCGCCCTGTTCCGCGCCCTGGTCACCGAACGCAGACTGGCAGCGCACAAGATCTATCAGGACGCACAGCCATCCGAACCACCCACTCGTTCCGATTCACCGACCATCCGGGTGCCGATCTCGACACTGTTCACCAGCCCTGCGGTTTGGTGCGCCTATCTCGGTGGCGGCCTGCAGATGTTCACCGCCGCGGTGTTGTTGGCATGGACCCCCAGCTTCTTCAACCGCGAGTACGGCCTCGCCCCCGACAAGGCCGGGATGGTCGCGTCGATCTTCGTACTGCTGATCGGTACCGGCATGGTGGTGTGCGGGGTGATCACCGACCGGGTCAGCCGCACCAACCCGTCGGCGAAGTGGACCAGCGCCATCGCATTCTGTGTCATCTCGCTGGTGTCCCTCGGCATCGGATTCCAGCTGACACCCGGACCGGCGCAATTGACGCTCATCGGAATCGGCGCCTTCTTCGCCGCCGGGTCCTCCGGCTCCACCGCAGCCATGGTGGCACGGCTGACCCACGAGTCGGTCCGGGCCTCCGCACTCGGCACCCTCACCGTCGCCAACAACGTGCTCGGATTGGCAACCGGACCGTTCGTCGTCGGGGTCCTCGCCGATCGCCTGGGTCTGCTCGCCGCACTTCAATTGGCCCCGCTGGTCTACGCACTCGCGATCGTGTCATTGATCTTCGGTAGGCGTCTGTACGCATCCGGTGTGCAGAAGCTCGCGGACTACAGTGCCGCAGCAGCAGGCCGCTGCATGTCGACGCGGTAG
- a CDS encoding class I SAM-dependent methyltransferase produces MTENGQVAPWDDIYRGVAEGFSGPVPWNIGEPQPEIARLIAEDRFRSDVLDAGCGHAETSLHLAAQGYTVVGLDLSPTAIAAARAAATERRLTTASFEVADICSFTGFDGRFATIVDSTLFHSLPVDGRGNYLSSVARAAAPGASYFVLAFAKGAFPEGQGPNPVTDDELREAVAEYWTVDDLRPAFVHALLGERDAAMWQRDEKGRSMLPAWLLSAHRG; encoded by the coding sequence ATGACCGAGAACGGCCAGGTCGCACCGTGGGACGACATCTACCGGGGCGTCGCCGAAGGGTTTTCGGGCCCCGTACCCTGGAACATCGGCGAACCTCAGCCCGAGATCGCCCGCTTGATCGCGGAGGACAGATTCCGCAGCGATGTGCTGGACGCAGGCTGCGGGCATGCCGAGACCTCGCTTCACCTGGCGGCACAGGGGTACACGGTCGTCGGTCTCGATCTGTCGCCGACAGCCATCGCGGCCGCTCGGGCGGCCGCGACGGAGCGGCGCCTGACGACGGCCTCCTTCGAGGTGGCCGATATCTGTTCGTTCACGGGTTTCGACGGCCGGTTCGCGACGATCGTCGACAGCACCCTGTTCCATTCGCTGCCCGTGGATGGGCGCGGCAACTACCTGAGCTCCGTCGCCCGTGCGGCTGCCCCGGGGGCGTCCTACTTCGTGCTGGCGTTCGCGAAAGGTGCCTTCCCCGAAGGACAGGGACCCAACCCGGTGACCGACGACGAGCTGCGCGAGGCGGTTGCCGAGTACTGGACCGTCGACGACCTGCGCCCGGCGTTCGTGCATGCGTTGCTCGGTGAGCGGGACGCGGCGATGTGGCAGCGCGACGAGAAGGGCCGGTCCATGCTCCCGGCATGGTTGTTGTCGGCGCACCGCGGTTGA
- a CDS encoding 3-keto-5-aminohexanoate cleavage protein — protein MHFHDDALFPECQEKLVITAAPYGPEWEPEDFPEDLPLTMDEHVQQAVDCYEAGATVLHIHVRELDGKGSKRLSKFNELLSRLREAVPDMILQVGGSISFAPEGEGAEAKWLSDDVRHMLAELDPKPDQVTIAINTSQMNIMELMTADDIAGTSMERPELAVTYREMTVPAGPEWVEEHLRRLQIAGIQPHFQLSSIPQLETVERLIRRGIYTGPLNLTWVGIGGGFDGPNPYNIMNFVQRVPDGACLTLETLMRSVLPVNAMAIAMGLHTRCGNEDTLWGRKGEKLTSVQQIRQLVRIADELGREVATGKEAREIYRIGETYRDADETLAKLGYAPNRRPGQVGFTQHG, from the coding sequence ATGCACTTCCACGACGATGCCTTGTTCCCCGAATGCCAGGAGAAGCTGGTCATCACCGCCGCCCCGTACGGACCGGAATGGGAACCGGAGGATTTCCCGGAGGACCTGCCGCTGACGATGGACGAGCACGTCCAGCAGGCGGTGGACTGCTACGAGGCCGGAGCCACGGTGCTGCACATCCACGTGCGTGAACTCGACGGCAAGGGCAGTAAGCGACTGTCGAAGTTCAACGAACTGCTCTCCCGTCTGCGCGAAGCAGTTCCGGACATGATCCTGCAGGTCGGTGGTTCGATCTCGTTCGCTCCGGAAGGTGAAGGTGCCGAGGCGAAGTGGCTCTCGGACGATGTGCGGCACATGCTCGCCGAACTGGACCCGAAGCCGGATCAGGTGACCATCGCCATCAACACGAGCCAGATGAACATCATGGAACTGATGACCGCGGACGACATTGCCGGCACCTCGATGGAACGCCCGGAGCTCGCGGTGACCTACCGGGAGATGACGGTGCCCGCTGGGCCCGAATGGGTCGAGGAGCACCTACGCCGACTGCAGATCGCCGGAATCCAGCCGCACTTCCAGCTCTCGTCCATCCCGCAACTCGAAACCGTCGAGCGACTCATCCGGCGTGGCATCTACACCGGCCCCCTCAACCTGACCTGGGTCGGTATCGGCGGCGGCTTCGACGGACCGAACCCGTACAACATCATGAACTTCGTCCAGCGCGTGCCCGACGGGGCGTGCCTGACCCTCGAAACCCTCATGCGTTCGGTGCTGCCGGTCAACGCGATGGCCATCGCGATGGGGCTGCACACCCGCTGCGGCAACGAGGACACCCTCTGGGGTCGCAAGGGCGAGAAGCTGACGTCGGTGCAGCAGATCCGGCAGCTGGTCCGCATCGCGGACGAACTCGGTCGTGAGGTCGCCACCGGCAAGGAAGCCCGCGAGATCTACCGGATCGGCGAAACCTACCGCGACGCCGACGAAACCCTCGCCAAGCTCGGCTACGCCCCCAACCGCCGTCCCGGTCAGGTCGGATTCACCCAGCACGGCTGA
- a CDS encoding YeiH family protein, with the protein MSGDVDVTPAPQAVALPEKTSGGSPRSRAVALAAGIGVCAVGAALAIGIGRLLPAVNPMLIAIVLGTLVANLIPAPAWIRPGVDFSTKRLLRLGIAVLGLQLMFHDILALGWEVIALVVVIVAAGITGTMYLGRILGLSWTQRVLIACGFSICGAAAVAAADGVVDAKDREVVTSIALVVVFGTLMIPGVPLLAGALGMDDRQSGILAGGAIHEVAQVVAAGGMIGGGALAIATVVKLARVLMLAPVMAYLGVVQRRRTRDAGASDGTTGRQPPLVPIFVIGFLASVAVRSSGLLPDVVIDQAALVQSALLTTAMFGLGLGVRVGLLRSVGLRPFALAAAATLWVVFMAFVGVVLVG; encoded by the coding sequence ATGTCGGGTGACGTGGACGTGACACCGGCGCCGCAGGCGGTCGCCCTACCGGAGAAGACGTCGGGAGGCTCGCCGCGGTCCCGCGCGGTCGCCCTCGCCGCAGGCATCGGGGTGTGCGCGGTCGGCGCCGCACTCGCGATCGGGATCGGCCGGCTGCTCCCCGCCGTGAACCCGATGCTGATCGCGATCGTGCTCGGAACATTGGTAGCCAATCTGATTCCCGCTCCGGCGTGGATCAGACCCGGCGTGGACTTCTCCACCAAGCGGTTGCTGCGCCTCGGCATCGCCGTCCTCGGGCTCCAACTGATGTTCCACGACATCCTCGCCCTCGGTTGGGAGGTCATCGCCCTCGTTGTGGTCATCGTCGCGGCCGGGATCACGGGCACGATGTACCTGGGCCGGATCCTCGGGCTGTCCTGGACTCAACGAGTCCTCATCGCGTGCGGATTCTCGATCTGTGGCGCCGCAGCGGTGGCTGCCGCCGACGGTGTCGTCGACGCGAAGGACAGGGAGGTGGTCACCTCGATCGCGTTGGTCGTCGTCTTCGGCACTCTGATGATTCCGGGGGTTCCGCTGTTGGCAGGAGCCCTGGGGATGGACGACCGGCAGTCCGGCATCCTCGCCGGTGGGGCGATCCACGAGGTCGCACAGGTGGTCGCCGCCGGCGGAATGATCGGTGGCGGAGCCCTCGCTATCGCCACTGTGGTCAAGCTCGCCCGTGTCCTGATGCTGGCCCCGGTGATGGCATACCTCGGCGTCGTGCAGCGACGACGCACTCGCGACGCGGGCGCCTCCGACGGCACGACCGGCCGGCAGCCGCCTCTGGTGCCGATATTCGTGATCGGGTTCCTCGCATCGGTGGCGGTGCGGTCGTCGGGTCTGCTCCCCGACGTCGTGATCGATCAGGCCGCGCTCGTGCAGTCGGCGCTGCTCACCACAGCGATGTTCGGGTTGGGTCTCGGGGTTCGGGTGGGGCTGCTGCGCTCGGTCGGTCTACGGCCGTTCGCGCTCGCGGCTGCCGCCACGCTGTGGGTGGTGTTCATGGCGTTCGTCGGCGTCGTGCTGGTGGGCTGA
- a CDS encoding AraC family transcriptional regulator gives MTLPKPLARYATLTGFVDLARSLSVDPIELLRSEDLDPAGLDLQDRWVPAASIVRLLELSAAVTAHQDFALRLAERRRLSTLGPLSVAIRDEPNARSALRMLIRFQHTYNEALFIDVTERDGLSTIVLRVEPGEPMPVRQATELAVAVIHQLLQYLLGDRWRPVSVCFEHRRPGDDSTHRRVFDAPLVFGGNYSGIVMYTGDLDLPNRLSDPVLRSYSQQVLDDLSASETPTLDRRVRELVELLLPTGRCSVEQVAASLGVDRRTVHRHLARSGQTFTAVVDDTRAELAQRLVTSGRHTFAEISEMLSFSAPSGFSRWFTRRFGMTPREWRKRSEP, from the coding sequence ATGACACTGCCGAAGCCTCTGGCGCGCTACGCCACCCTGACGGGGTTCGTCGACCTGGCACGTTCGCTCTCGGTCGACCCGATCGAACTGTTACGGAGTGAGGATCTGGACCCGGCAGGTCTGGACCTGCAGGACCGATGGGTGCCGGCCGCGTCGATCGTCCGATTGCTGGAATTGTCCGCTGCCGTCACCGCTCACCAGGATTTCGCGCTGAGGCTCGCCGAACGACGACGCCTGTCGACGCTCGGCCCCCTGAGCGTGGCGATCCGTGACGAGCCGAACGCCCGCAGCGCCCTGCGCATGCTGATCCGCTTCCAGCACACCTACAACGAGGCATTGTTCATCGACGTCACCGAACGCGACGGCCTGTCCACGATCGTTCTGCGCGTCGAACCGGGCGAACCCATGCCCGTGCGTCAGGCCACAGAACTCGCGGTCGCGGTCATCCATCAACTCCTGCAATACCTGCTCGGCGACCGTTGGCGGCCCGTGTCGGTGTGCTTCGAACACCGGAGGCCCGGCGACGACAGCACGCACCGTCGCGTCTTCGACGCACCCCTGGTCTTCGGTGGCAACTATTCCGGGATCGTCATGTACACCGGTGATCTGGATCTGCCCAATCGTCTCTCCGATCCCGTCCTTCGCAGTTATTCGCAGCAGGTCCTCGACGACCTCTCGGCGTCCGAGACCCCCACGCTCGATCGGCGGGTCCGGGAACTCGTCGAACTGCTGTTACCGACCGGGCGGTGCTCCGTCGAGCAGGTCGCGGCGAGCCTCGGCGTGGACCGCCGCACCGTCCACCGGCACCTGGCCAGGTCGGGGCAGACCTTCACCGCAGTCGTCGACGACACCCGCGCCGAACTCGCCCAACGGCTGGTGACGAGCGGGCGCCATACCTTCGCCGAGATCTCCGAGATGTTGTCGTTCTCGGCTCCGAGCGGCTTCTCGCGCTGGTTCACGCGTCGCTTCGGCATGACTCCCCGGGAATGGCGCAAGCGCTCCGAACCGTGA